One window from the genome of Elaeis guineensis isolate ETL-2024a chromosome 5, EG11, whole genome shotgun sequence encodes:
- the LOC105045662 gene encoding transcription factor MYB3R-3 yields the protein MEVMAAVKIEQSCVENKQSAAASSSSLSEGSYGFSRMSPAVSSLATSSPSHRRTSGPIRRAKGGWTPQEDETLRKAVEAYKGRCWKKIAEFFPDRTEVQCLHRWQKVLNPELIKGPWTPEEDEQIITLVQKYGPTKWSVIAKSLPGRIGKQCRERWHNHLNPMIKKDAWTAEEELALMNAHRIHGNKWAEIAKVLPGRTDNSIKNHWNSSLKKKLDFYLATGKLPPVPNPAVHGGSKDIVNQASGQLFLSSNKRSDTSTEALSETAGSTHSCLPSESSKLEEHRESLESITIQISRSEAFTGVQIIGLNTSAAECQAPTLQVDNLCNGSDPGVRLGSYSNTGEIDKDDKIPGIALHSELSSTFGSLCYKPPQLEDLGLSVASALLSTYDPAQQSYSSGTVTSPIGYSTPPFVSGKNSGQHSAESILKSAARSFPNTPSILRRRKREGGTPLPPDITVQTDRIKIQDSSCTPIEGKSRSDPEPLKSSKSPCGDGGVVPHNIKTFNVSPPYRLRSKRTAIIKSVEKQLDFTSREDNIDGKAKSLGLAINGSSHSADCNGNLPIMQGRKLSECPVGLESLANDLAHTTKLGVT from the exons ATGGAGGTGATGGCGGCTGTGAAGATAGAGCAGAGCTGTGTGGAGAACAAGCAATCAGCTGCTGCTTCGAGTTCATCTCTCTCCGAGGGAAGTTATGGCTTTTCTAGGATGTCCCCTGCTGTTTCCAGCCTGGCGACATCTTCGCCATCACATAG GAGGACTAGTGGCCCAATAAGGCGAGCTAAGGGTGGTTGGACACCCCAAGAG GATGAGACACTGAGGAAAGCTGTTGAAGCTTACAAGGGAAGATGTTGGAAGAAAATAG CTGAGTTTTTTCCTGATAGAACAGAAGTGCAATGTCTTCATCGGTGGCAAAAGGTTCTCAATCCTGAACTAATAAAAGGTCCATGGACTCCAGAG GAAGATGAACAAATCATTACTCTTGTACAGAAGTATGGGCCAACAAAGTGGTCTGTTATAGCTAAATCTCTGCCTGGCCGCATTGGGAAACAATGTCGGGAGAG GTGGCATAATCATTTGAACCCTATGATAAAAAAGGATGCTTGGACAGCAGAGGAGGAACTTGCTCTCATGAATGCTCACCGCATACATGGAAATAAATGGGCAGAAATTGCAAAAGTTTTACCTGGAAG GACTGATAACTCGATAAAGAATCACTGGAATAGTTCATTAAAGAAAAAGTTAGACTTCTACTTGGCAACTGGAAAACTTCCGCCGGTTCCAAATCCTGCTGTGCACGGTGGTTCAAAAGATATAGTAAACCAGGCTAGTGGACAattatttctttcttcaaataaaAGGTCAGATACAAGTACTGAAGCTTTATCAGAAACTGCTGGTTCAACCCATTCTTGCCTGCCTTCCGAATCAAGTAAATTGGAAGAGCATAGGGAGTCGTTGGAGTCCATAACCATACAAATTTCTCGTTCAGAAGCTTTTACAGGTGTACAAATAATAGGACTTAATACTTCTGCTGCTGAATGCCAGGCACCAACCCTGCAAGTGGATAATTTGTGCAATGGATCTGATCCAGGAGTAAGGTTGGGGAGTTATAGTAACACTGGTGAAATTGATAAAGATGACAAGATACCTGGGATAGCTCTGCACTCTGAACTTTCTTCTACATTCGGTTCTCTCTGTTATAAGCCACCTCAGTTAGAAGATCTTGGTCTTTCTGTAGCTTCTGCTCTTTTAAGCACATATGATCCCGCTCAGCAGTCATACAGCTCAGGGACAGTTACATCCCCCATTGGCTACTCCACTCCACCCTTTGTGAGTGGAAAGAATTCAGGTCAGCATAGTGCTGAATCTATATTAAAGAGTGCAGCTAGGAGCTTTCCTAATACTCCCTCTATTTtacgaagaagaaaaagagagggaggcACACCTCTTCCACCTGATATAACTGTACAAACAGATCGGATAAAAATCCAGGACAGTTCTTGTACTCCTATAGAAGGAAAATCTAGAAGTGACCCAGAGCCCTTGAAGTCTTCCAAAAGTCCATGTGGTGATGGTGGAGTTGTGCCACATAATATTAAGACTTTCAATGTTTCTCCTCCATATCGGTTGAGGTCCAAAAGAACTGCAATTATCAAATCTGTGGAGAAGCAGCTTGATTTTACATCGAGGGAAGACAATATTGATGGTAAAGCGAAGTCTCTGGGTTTGGCTATCAATGGCAGTTCTCATAGCGCTGATTGCAATGGCAACCTTCCAATCATGCAGGGGAGGAAGCTGAGTGAATGTCCAGTTGGATTGGAAAGTTTGGCCAATGACTTGGCCCATACAACTAAGTTGGGTGTGACCTAA
- the LOC105045661 gene encoding uncharacterized protein produces the protein MSSASQPKSLSPEEETLDSSPAPELQHLSRHLDGVPSNSKPELEGEAPPQGHELVLVTPDFPMDAPALQPPPLKEEPRRRGSRRRAEWTPPEGLQMIVQERKSGRSKGNKDTYYTLPGVRTKFRSIPEVQRYLEKKPVRIWRKNSGTRPSQPAEAGSSSNPSDPQPAAESCPEEPKEQTKDEERAERPKSRPKLCVQRNLFKRSRRHKHKKL, from the exons ATGTCCAGCGCCTCACAGCCCAAGTCCCTAAGTCCGGAGGAGGAGACCTTGGACTCCTCCCCGGCACCCGAACTCCAACACCTCTCCCGCCACCTCGACGGAGTCCCCTCCAACTCCAAGCCCGAGCTCGAAGGCGAGGCCCCGCCGCAAGGCCACGAGCTGGTGCTCGTGACACCAGACTTCCCCATGGATGCACCGGCGTTGCAGCCGCCGCCGCTGAAGGAGGAACCGCGACGGCGAGGATCCCGGCGGCGGGCTGAGTGGACTCCACCAGAGGGCTTGCAGATGATCGTACAAGAGAGGAAATCTGGCAGGAGCAAGGGAAACAAAGATACA TATTACACTCTTCCGGGAGTACGCACAAAATTCAGGTCCATACCAGAAGTCCAAAGATATCTCGAGAAAAAACCCGTTAGGATTTGGAGGAAG AATTCTGGAACTCGGCCTTCCCAACCTGCTGAAGCCGGAAGTTCCTCTAACCCGTCGGACCCACAACCAGCTGCAGAATCTTGTCCAGAGGAACCTAAAGAACAAACTAAAG ATGAGGAACGAGCAGAACGACCTAAGAGTAGACCAAAGTTATGCGTGCAACGGAACTTGTTCAAGCGTTCTCGTAGGCACAAGCACAAGAAGCTCTGA
- the LOC105045664 gene encoding glucan endo-1,3-beta-glucosidase isoform X2 — MAPPPALRLLALTLALLLSPAASLSIGVNYGTLADNLPPPTQVAAFLKERTFIDRVKLFDSNPDLIRAFAGTGISVMITAPNGDIPSLAKLPGAQAWVAAHVAPFYPATNISLIAVGNEIMATGDRFLIAHLVPAMRSLSAALVQAGFPKIRVSTPHSLGILSASEPPSSSRFRRGYDRAVFAPMLDFHRKTKSPFVVNPYPYFGYNPRTLNYALFKPNRGVFDPVTKINYTNMFDAQLDAVYTAMKKLGYGDVEIAVGETGWPTAAEPGQAGVSVEDAATFNGNLIRNVNSGEGTPLMPHRMFETYIFALFNENLKPGPIAERNWGLFRPDLTPVYNVGLMKTPLGVSACLSGIDHYLRFSMPRVVVFS; from the exons ATGGCGCCACCACCAGCTCTCCGCCTCCTCGCCCTAACGCTCGCCCTCCTTCTCTCGCCGGCGGCGTCGCTCTCCATCGGCGTCAACTACGGCACCCTCGCTGACAATCTCCCGCCGCCGACACAGGTGGCGGCTTTCCTCAAGGAGCGCACCTTCATCGACCGCGTCAAGCTGTTCGACTCCAACCCCGACCTCATCCGCGCCTTCGCCGGCACCGGCATCTCCGTCATGATCACCGCTCCCAACGGCGACATCCCCTCCCTCGCCAAGCTCCCCGGCGCCCAAGCCTGGGTCGCCGCCCACGTCGCCCCCTTCTACCCCGCCACCAACATCTCCCTTATCGCCGTCGGCAACGAGATCATGGCCACCGGCGACCGCTTCCTCATCGCGCACCTCGTCCCCGCCATGCGCTCCCTCTCCGCCGCCTTGGTCCAGGCCGGATTCCCCAAGATCCGCGTCTCCACGCCCCACTCCCTCGGGATTCTCTCCGCCTCCGAGCCGCCTTCCTCCTCCCGGTTCCGGCGAGGCTATGATCGGGCTGTCTTCGCCCCGATGCTGGATTTCCACCGGAAAACCAAATCTCCGTTCGTCGTCAACCCCTATCCCTACTTTGGCTACAATCCGAGGACCCTAAACTACGCCCTCTTTAAGCCTAACCGCGGGGTGTTCGATCCCGTTACGAAGATAAACTACACCAACATGTTCGACGCGCAGCTCGACGCCGTTTACACGGCGATGAAAAAGCTCGGGTACGGCGACGTGGAGATCGCCGTCGGTGAGACGGGGTGGCCCACGGCGGCGGAGCCGGGGCAGGCCGGCGTGAGCGTGGAGGACGCGGCGACGTTCAACGGGAACTTGATACGGAATGTGAACTCCGGCGAGGGCACGCCGTTGATGCCGCATCGGATGTTCGAGACTTATATCTTTGCCCTGTTTAACGAGAACCTGAAGCCCGGGCCCATCGCGGAGCGGAATTGGGGACTCTTTCGACCGGATTTGACTCCGGTCTACAATGTCGGGCTTATGAAAACTCCG CTGGGGGTGTCGGCCTGTCTGTCCGGAATAGATCACTatctccgcttctcgatgccccGCGTGGTGGTATTTTCGTAG
- the LOC105045664 gene encoding glucan endo-1,3-beta-glucosidase isoform X1, whose protein sequence is MAPPPALRLLALTLALLLSPAASLSIGVNYGTLADNLPPPTQVAAFLKERTFIDRVKLFDSNPDLIRAFAGTGISVMITAPNGDIPSLAKLPGAQAWVAAHVAPFYPATNISLIAVGNEIMATGDRFLIAHLVPAMRSLSAALVQAGFPKIRVSTPHSLGILSASEPPSSSRFRRGYDRAVFAPMLDFHRKTKSPFVVNPYPYFGYNPRTLNYALFKPNRGVFDPVTKINYTNMFDAQLDAVYTAMKKLGYGDVEIAVGETGWPTAAEPGQAGVSVEDAATFNGNLIRNVNSGEGTPLMPHRMFETYIFALFNENLKPGPIAERNWGLFRPDLTPVYNVGLMKTPSGGGGGATPAPSGRKWCVPKSDASDAALQANINYACSSGIVDCKPIQEGGACFLPNSLRAHAAFAMNAYYQAAGRHNFNCDFSNSAVITSADPSSGSCKFSS, encoded by the exons ATGGCGCCACCACCAGCTCTCCGCCTCCTCGCCCTAACGCTCGCCCTCCTTCTCTCGCCGGCGGCGTCGCTCTCCATCGGCGTCAACTACGGCACCCTCGCTGACAATCTCCCGCCGCCGACACAGGTGGCGGCTTTCCTCAAGGAGCGCACCTTCATCGACCGCGTCAAGCTGTTCGACTCCAACCCCGACCTCATCCGCGCCTTCGCCGGCACCGGCATCTCCGTCATGATCACCGCTCCCAACGGCGACATCCCCTCCCTCGCCAAGCTCCCCGGCGCCCAAGCCTGGGTCGCCGCCCACGTCGCCCCCTTCTACCCCGCCACCAACATCTCCCTTATCGCCGTCGGCAACGAGATCATGGCCACCGGCGACCGCTTCCTCATCGCGCACCTCGTCCCCGCCATGCGCTCCCTCTCCGCCGCCTTGGTCCAGGCCGGATTCCCCAAGATCCGCGTCTCCACGCCCCACTCCCTCGGGATTCTCTCCGCCTCCGAGCCGCCTTCCTCCTCCCGGTTCCGGCGAGGCTATGATCGGGCTGTCTTCGCCCCGATGCTGGATTTCCACCGGAAAACCAAATCTCCGTTCGTCGTCAACCCCTATCCCTACTTTGGCTACAATCCGAGGACCCTAAACTACGCCCTCTTTAAGCCTAACCGCGGGGTGTTCGATCCCGTTACGAAGATAAACTACACCAACATGTTCGACGCGCAGCTCGACGCCGTTTACACGGCGATGAAAAAGCTCGGGTACGGCGACGTGGAGATCGCCGTCGGTGAGACGGGGTGGCCCACGGCGGCGGAGCCGGGGCAGGCCGGCGTGAGCGTGGAGGACGCGGCGACGTTCAACGGGAACTTGATACGGAATGTGAACTCCGGCGAGGGCACGCCGTTGATGCCGCATCGGATGTTCGAGACTTATATCTTTGCCCTGTTTAACGAGAACCTGAAGCCCGGGCCCATCGCGGAGCGGAATTGGGGACTCTTTCGACCGGATTTGACTCCGGTCTACAATGTCGGGCTTATGAAAACTCCG tccggtggtggtggtggtgcgaCGCCGGCGCCGTCGGGCAGGAAGTGGTGCGTGCCCAAGTCCGACGCGAGCGACGCGGCGCTTCAGGCGAACATAAACTACGCGTGCAGCAGCGGGATCGTGGACTGCAAGCCGATCCAGGAAGGAGGGGCGTGCTTCCTCCCCAACAGCCTCCGGGCTCATGCCGCCTTCGCCATGAACGCCTACTACCAGGCCGCCGGCCGCCACAACTTCAACTGTGACTTTTCCAACTCCGCCGTCATCACCTCCGCCGACCCCA GCTCGGGGAGCTGCAAGTTTAGCTCGTGA